In Haemophilus parainfluenzae, the sequence GATCCCGTTTATATGGGCATGATTGGTATGCACGGCACAAGACCAGCAAACATTGCCGTGCACGAATGTGATTTATTGTTAGTGTGCGGTGCACGTTTTGACGACCGCGTGACAGGTAAATTAGACAGTTTTGCGCCACAAGCTAAAGTCATTCATTGTGATATTGATGCGGCAGAAATCAACAAACTCCGTGTGGCAAATGTTGCCCTTCAAGGTGATTTAATTCAAGCTTTAGAGGCTTTAAGTATCCCGCTTGCGATTGATGATTGGCGTGCGCATATTCAAGCGCTGAAAGCCAAACTCGACTTCACTTATATCGACAATGCAGGCAACCGACCTATTGACCCTTGGTCATTGCTCAACACACTTTCACAGCGTAAACCTCAAAATGCCGTGATTTGTACTGATGTGGGCCAACACCAAATGTGGTCTGCGCAACATATGCGCCATTTCGCACCAGAAAACTATATTACCTCTGCGGGCTTCGGCACCATGGGATTTGGTTTACCTGCAGCGGTAGGTGCGAAAAAAGCACGTCCTCATGATGAAGTGATTTTGGTAACAGGCGATGGTTCATTGATGATGAATATCCAAGAATTAGGTTCAATCAAACGCGGTAAATTGCCAGTAAAAATTTTGCTGTTAGATAACCAACGTCTTGGTATGGTGCGTCAATGGCAAGACCTTTTCTGGAATAAACGCCGTTCAGAAACCATTCTAGAAGATAACCCTGATTTCGTGATGTTAGCGAAAGCCTTTGATATTCCAGCTGAACGCATTGAGCGCGCTGATGATGTAGATGCGGCACTTAATCGTTTATTAAATAGTGAAACTGCCTATTTATTGCAAGTATGCATTCCACCTGAAGAATGTGTATGGCCATTAGTGCCGCCGGGTGCATGCAACACGGATATGCTGGAGGAAATTTAAGATGAACCAATATACTTTTGACTTGATCGCTCAACACCGCCCCGAAGTACTGGAACGCATTTTGCGTGTGATCCGCCACCGCGGCTTCACCGTGACAAAAATGGAAATGGCACTGATTGACGACAAAGTGCGGTTAAAATTCACTGTAAAATCCGACCGCACTTTGGTGTTGTTGGTGAGTCAGTTGGAGAAGTTGCCTGATATCTTCAATATAGATAGAGTATTAAACTAATGGATAAATATTTACGATGTATTACCCAAGCGTTAGGGCTTATGATAATACTTGGCGGCTTTTTTAATAATGAGCCTATTTATTTGTTTATAGGGACATTGGTTGTAGTAGTGTTTGAAATATTATCTATTTATTATAAAGAAAACAGATTTATGTGGGCGACCTTATACGGTTCCGCAGTTGCAGTATTTTTTATTTCTTATTTTGCTCTTACATCTAGTTCAGATAACCTAATACAAGAAGTATTAGGTTATGAACCAGAGTTATTTCCAAAAACCCAAAAAGCCCTAACTATACTACTTATCTATGAATACGTTTT encodes:
- the ilvM gene encoding acetolactate synthase 2 small subunit; this translates as MNQYTFDLIAQHRPEVLERILRVIRHRGFTVTKMEMALIDDKVRLKFTVKSDRTLVLLVSQLEKLPDIFNIDRVLN
- the ilvG gene encoding acetolactate synthase 2 catalytic subunit — encoded protein: MTGAQLIIQCLKAHGVTDLFGYPGGAIMPTYDAIYDSGLDHLLCRNEQGAAIAAIGYARSTGKVGVCVATSGPGATNLITGLGDAFADSVPIVAFTGQVAAPLIGTDAFQEADVLGLSLACTKHSYIVQSIEELPEIIASAFQIAQTGRPGPVLIDVPRNIQVGDVPEHIKPIVKPVVKPTVLSELKLAEAKALLSQAKKPVLYVGGGVGMANATQAVRKFLQITKMPSVSTLKGLGSIDPTDPVYMGMIGMHGTRPANIAVHECDLLLVCGARFDDRVTGKLDSFAPQAKVIHCDIDAAEINKLRVANVALQGDLIQALEALSIPLAIDDWRAHIQALKAKLDFTYIDNAGNRPIDPWSLLNTLSQRKPQNAVICTDVGQHQMWSAQHMRHFAPENYITSAGFGTMGFGLPAAVGAKKARPHDEVILVTGDGSLMMNIQELGSIKRGKLPVKILLLDNQRLGMVRQWQDLFWNKRRSETILEDNPDFVMLAKAFDIPAERIERADDVDAALNRLLNSETAYLLQVCIPPEECVWPLVPPGACNTDMLEEI